A window of the Rhizobium viscosum genome harbors these coding sequences:
- the nuoG gene encoding NADH-quinone oxidoreductase subunit NuoG, translating into MVSITIDGQTLEVEAGSTVLQAARRLGIDIPTFCYLKRLPALASCRMCLVEIEGLRRLQPSCATAVTDGMVVRTNTPLIEETRSSMLDMLLANHPLDCPICDKGGECELQNMVMAYGPRESRFRDDKRVFHSEDIRLSPVIIMNVNRCIQCQRCVRMCEEVVGAVALGTIEKGMDTAVTGFEGSLASCDQCGNCVEVCPVGALMSFPYRYKARPWDLTETDTVCPHCGTGCQLTVGTRKGEFMRVRSKWDEGVNRETLCVRGRFGLDFVASRDRIKRPMIRRDGALVPVSWDEAGDYLRRRLSAVEGKAAAGLASPRLPNEMLYQFQKLMRTALRTNNIDCSSRWSTPFDTLGPLLAGFNSRAPLDDVIGNDCVLVVGGNVTEENPVTEYLLRDGVRRRQTGLLMLSARPSRLDADAKVVVRVLPGGEAASLAAVVTGLAAAVGQALPADVLAGIDATIGKPAAETGIDGPDRLATALKEGRSVTVLVSVDLLRSPEARATLQQINNLLQVLRLLGKGLAMQFLFDRANQMGAWDMGVLPAALPGLRAVTDDVARTTLARNWGAEIPSEPGADLDAILELCVGGRIGALYIVGTDPLIAYPDRDFVTRALGGADLLIVQDAFLTDTAGLAEVVLPAAGYGEETGTFTNNEGRTQTVRKFREPAFEARSNLAIFDFVAALRNQALRPSTQGEIFDEIARLVPAYQGLTRDGLGADGAFTKAVPTPPVARFFTPPPVPAAADRLMLITGDCLFHNGYLSERSDTLNTVANDPYVVMSAQDTAQLGLSDGDQVIVRSAQGELTAQLKIDRRFPKGLVFVPENYRALRLNGLMRRGEYPCPVEVQKVHASLEVDRASRIWRGV; encoded by the coding sequence ATGGTTAGCATTACGATCGATGGACAAACGCTGGAAGTTGAGGCTGGCTCGACAGTGCTGCAGGCCGCCCGGCGTTTGGGCATCGATATCCCGACCTTCTGCTATCTGAAGCGTCTGCCGGCGCTGGCCTCCTGCCGCATGTGCCTGGTGGAGATCGAGGGGCTGAGAAGGTTGCAGCCGTCCTGCGCCACTGCGGTCACCGACGGCATGGTAGTGCGCACGAACACGCCGTTGATCGAGGAAACGCGCTCTTCCATGCTCGATATGCTGCTCGCCAACCACCCCCTCGACTGTCCGATCTGCGACAAGGGCGGCGAATGCGAGCTTCAGAACATGGTGATGGCCTACGGCCCCCGCGAGAGCCGATTCCGCGATGACAAACGTGTGTTCCACTCCGAGGACATCCGTCTGAGCCCGGTCATCATCATGAACGTCAACCGCTGCATCCAGTGCCAGCGCTGTGTCCGGATGTGTGAGGAGGTTGTCGGCGCGGTCGCCCTCGGCACCATCGAAAAAGGCATGGATACCGCCGTCACCGGCTTCGAGGGCAGTCTCGCGAGCTGTGACCAGTGCGGCAATTGCGTCGAGGTCTGCCCGGTCGGCGCGCTGATGAGCTTCCCCTATCGCTACAAGGCACGGCCCTGGGATCTCACCGAGACCGACACGGTCTGCCCGCATTGCGGCACCGGTTGCCAGCTGACGGTGGGCACACGTAAGGGCGAATTCATGCGGGTGCGCTCGAAGTGGGACGAGGGAGTTAACCGCGAAACGCTCTGCGTTCGGGGACGCTTCGGCCTCGATTTCGTCGCGAGCCGGGACCGGATCAAGCGGCCGATGATCCGTCGTGATGGCGCCCTCGTTCCGGTTTCCTGGGATGAGGCTGGGGACTATCTGCGCAGGCGGCTGTCGGCTGTCGAGGGCAAGGCTGCCGCTGGCCTCGCCTCGCCTCGCCTCCCCAACGAGATGCTCTATCAGTTTCAGAAGCTGATGCGTACGGCTTTGCGGACCAACAACATTGATTGCTCGTCACGCTGGTCCACGCCCTTCGATACGCTCGGCCCGCTGCTGGCAGGCTTCAACAGCCGCGCACCGCTGGACGACGTGATCGGCAACGACTGCGTGCTCGTCGTCGGCGGCAACGTCACCGAGGAGAACCCGGTCACCGAATACCTGCTGCGGGACGGCGTGCGGCGGCGGCAGACCGGGTTGCTCATGCTCTCGGCGCGGCCATCCCGTCTGGATGCCGATGCCAAGGTCGTGGTTCGCGTGCTGCCGGGCGGAGAAGCGGCAAGCCTTGCGGCGGTGGTGACCGGTCTCGCAGCGGCCGTTGGTCAGGCTTTGCCTGCCGACGTTCTTGCGGGCATCGACGCGACAATCGGCAAGCCGGCGGCGGAAACCGGCATTGACGGGCCGGATCGTCTGGCCACGGCACTCAAGGAAGGCCGCAGCGTCACCGTGCTTGTCAGCGTCGACCTCCTGAGATCACCCGAAGCGCGCGCGACGCTGCAGCAGATCAATAACCTCCTGCAGGTTCTGCGCCTGCTCGGCAAGGGTCTGGCGATGCAGTTCCTCTTCGACCGTGCCAACCAGATGGGCGCCTGGGACATGGGAGTTCTGCCGGCGGCTCTGCCGGGGCTGCGGGCGGTCACCGACGATGTGGCGCGCACAACTCTTGCGCGGAACTGGGGCGCCGAAATCCCGTCTGAACCCGGTGCGGATCTCGACGCCATTCTGGAGCTCTGCGTCGGCGGACGGATCGGCGCTCTCTATATCGTCGGAACCGACCCCCTGATCGCCTATCCCGACAGGGATTTCGTGACGCGGGCGCTTGGCGGCGCCGATCTCCTGATCGTGCAGGACGCCTTCCTCACGGATACGGCAGGCCTTGCCGAGGTCGTCCTGCCCGCGGCAGGTTACGGCGAGGAAACCGGCACGTTCACCAACAACGAGGGCCGGACCCAGACGGTCCGCAAATTCCGCGAACCCGCCTTCGAGGCGCGGAGCAATCTGGCGATCTTCGACTTCGTCGCAGCGCTTCGCAACCAAGCACTGCGGCCATCGACGCAAGGCGAAATTTTCGACGAGATTGCCCGGCTGGTTCCAGCCTATCAGGGGCTGACGCGGGACGGGCTTGGCGCCGACGGCGCATTTACCAAGGCGGTGCCGACGCCACCTGTGGCAAGGTTCTTTACGCCGCCGCCCGTCCCGGCAGCAGCCGACCGGCTCATGCTGATCACCGGCGACTGCCTGTTCCACAACGGATACCTCTCAGAACGGTCGGACACCCTGAACACGGTCGCCAATGATCCCTATGTCGTGATGAGCGCGCAGGATACCGCACAGCTTGGCCTTTCGGATGGCGATCAGGTCATTGTGCGTTCCGCCCAGGGCGAACTGACGGCGCAGCTCAAGATCGACAGGCGGTTTCCCAAGGGCCTTGTCTTCGTTCCGGAAAACTATAGAGCCTTGCGTCTCAACGGCCTGATGCGGCGGGGCGAATACCCATGCCCGGTGGAGGTTCAGAAGGTGCATGCCTCTCTTGAGGTCGACCGCGCGAGCCGGATCTGGCGTGGAGTCTGA
- the nuoF gene encoding NADH-quinone oxidoreductase subunit NuoF, giving the protein MFGPVLLKNIDVADGHLVSTYEAGGGYQALEKALREYTPDEVIDLVKRSNLRGRGGAGFPTGMKWGFVPKRTGKPTYLCCNADEGEPGTFKDRIIMERDPHQLIEGLAVSAYAIGAETAYVYIRGEYVTAIRRLQQAIAEAHAKGYLGKRVLGSDFNFAVHIHCGAGAYICGEETAMLESLEGKRAQPRLKPPFPAVAGLYASPTVINNVETLACVPHIIMRGSDWFRGIGPDKSPGPKLYCLSGQVRKPGLYELPMGIQLRELVENHAGGALPGRRIKAVIPGGVSAPVIPEHGLEVRMDFDSLAAAGSMLGSAGVIVIDDSTCMVKVATRIIEFFHHESCGKCTPCREGLNWVVKVLRRIEAGEGATGDLEQLDMLCKGIFGNTFCALGDGAAMGLRAALAHFRAEFVAHIEDRRCPFH; this is encoded by the coding sequence ATGTTCGGGCCGGTTCTTCTCAAGAATATCGATGTGGCGGACGGTCACCTGGTGTCGACCTACGAGGCTGGCGGCGGCTACCAGGCGCTGGAAAAGGCGCTGCGCGAGTACACGCCTGATGAGGTTATCGACCTCGTCAAACGGTCCAACCTGCGCGGTCGCGGCGGTGCCGGATTCCCGACAGGCATGAAATGGGGTTTCGTGCCGAAGCGCACGGGCAAGCCGACATATCTATGCTGCAACGCCGATGAGGGCGAGCCGGGCACGTTCAAGGACCGGATCATCATGGAGCGCGACCCGCATCAACTGATCGAGGGGCTGGCGGTAAGTGCCTACGCGATTGGGGCCGAAACCGCCTATGTCTACATTCGCGGAGAATATGTAACGGCGATCCGTCGTCTGCAGCAGGCGATCGCCGAGGCCCACGCAAAGGGCTATCTCGGAAAGCGCGTTCTGGGCTCGGATTTCAATTTCGCCGTACACATCCACTGCGGCGCCGGCGCCTATATCTGCGGCGAGGAAACCGCGATGCTCGAGTCGCTCGAGGGCAAGCGGGCGCAGCCGCGATTGAAGCCGCCATTTCCGGCCGTGGCCGGGCTCTACGCCAGCCCTACAGTGATCAACAATGTCGAGACGCTCGCTTGCGTGCCGCATATCATTATGCGGGGGTCGGACTGGTTTCGGGGCATCGGCCCGGACAAGAGCCCCGGCCCGAAGCTCTACTGCCTCAGTGGGCAGGTGCGCAAACCCGGCCTCTATGAGTTGCCGATGGGCATACAGCTGCGCGAACTGGTCGAGAACCACGCCGGCGGCGCGCTGCCGGGACGCAGAATCAAGGCGGTGATCCCGGGCGGGGTCTCAGCCCCGGTCATACCGGAGCACGGGCTGGAGGTGAGGATGGATTTCGACTCGCTGGCTGCCGCCGGCTCGATGCTCGGTTCGGCTGGCGTTATCGTGATCGACGACTCGACCTGCATGGTCAAGGTCGCCACCCGGATCATCGAGTTCTTCCACCATGAGTCCTGCGGCAAGTGCACGCCATGCCGGGAAGGATTGAACTGGGTTGTGAAGGTCCTGCGCCGGATCGAGGCCGGCGAAGGTGCTACCGGCGATCTGGAGCAGCTGGATATGCTCTGCAAAGGCATTTTCGGCAATACGTTCTGCGCTCTGGGCGACGGCGCGGCGATGGGATTGCGGGCCGCACTCGCGCATTTTCGCGCTGAGTTCGTTGCCCATATCGAGGACCGCAGGTGCCCCTTTCACTAA
- the nuoH gene encoding NADH-quinone oxidoreductase subunit NuoH, which produces MELIVALGLIVFKVAFLIAILLLLPLPLTWLERKIAGHIQQRMGPMRVGWHGLLQPVADGIKLLTKEDHIPAEADRFLFKLAPILALAPPFVVFVAIPFGESISVLGAEITLYVSNMNVALLFVFAVIGIEVYGVIFGGWAANSKYAVLGSLRTCAQMISYEIPMGFAVIGVVMLAQSMSLLDIVRAQTDVWNIVYQPVGFFVFFVAGLAEAQRIPFDLSEAEGDLGAGFHTEYSGIRFAFFMVSEYAIVLLVSVLVVILFFGGWNGVLIPLPPLLWFVLKVAFFVYVFIWFRFTFPRYRYDQLMAIGWKVLLPLSMANIIITGILLGAMAAP; this is translated from the coding sequence ATGGAACTTATCGTTGCCCTTGGCCTGATTGTCTTCAAGGTCGCGTTTCTGATTGCGATCCTGCTGCTGCTGCCGTTGCCGCTAACCTGGCTGGAACGCAAGATCGCCGGGCACATCCAGCAGCGGATGGGGCCGATGCGTGTCGGGTGGCACGGACTGCTGCAGCCGGTGGCGGACGGAATTAAGCTCTTGACCAAAGAGGACCACATTCCGGCCGAAGCCGATCGCTTCCTGTTCAAACTGGCGCCAATTCTGGCGCTCGCCCCACCCTTTGTCGTGTTCGTCGCGATTCCCTTCGGCGAAAGCATCTCGGTCCTCGGCGCCGAGATCACGCTCTACGTCTCCAACATGAATGTGGCGTTACTCTTCGTCTTTGCGGTGATCGGGATCGAGGTCTATGGCGTCATTTTCGGTGGCTGGGCCGCCAACAGCAAATACGCGGTCCTCGGCAGCCTCAGGACCTGCGCGCAGATGATCAGCTACGAGATTCCGATGGGGTTCGCGGTGATCGGCGTGGTCATGTTGGCACAATCCATGAGCCTGCTCGACATCGTGCGGGCCCAAACCGATGTCTGGAACATCGTCTACCAACCGGTCGGCTTCTTCGTGTTCTTCGTCGCCGGATTGGCCGAAGCACAGCGTATTCCCTTCGATCTTTCGGAAGCGGAAGGCGATCTGGGGGCTGGCTTCCATACCGAATACAGCGGTATCCGCTTTGCGTTTTTCATGGTCAGCGAATATGCCATCGTGCTGTTGGTGTCGGTGCTGGTGGTGATCCTGTTTTTTGGCGGCTGGAACGGTGTCCTGATCCCCTTGCCACCACTTCTCTGGTTTGTGCTCAAGGTCGCATTCTTCGTCTACGTGTTTATCTGGTTCCGTTTCACTTTCCCCCGCTACCGCTACGACCAACTGATGGCGATCGGATGGAAAGTCTTGCTTCCTCTGTCGATGGCGAACATAATTATAACCGGTATACTTTTAGGGGCCATGGCGGCTCCGTAG
- a CDS encoding NADH-quinone oxidoreductase subunit I, which produces MSRAQDRIGTWIGWAFFADLANALVLTFGYLFSRTVTMQYPDKEKWLPYSRYRGHHFLTRDEAGEIKCVACELCARICPCDCIEVVPYEDEKGNRHPAKFEIDTARCLFCGLCEDACPADAIKLGQQYEFSSFSSHDLVIGRDDLLAKPGKAATGGGVVAARLNTMKDVLVETKEMQGYNWWRNIRRT; this is translated from the coding sequence ATGTCGCGCGCGCAGGATAGAATTGGAACATGGATTGGTTGGGCGTTCTTCGCCGATCTGGCGAATGCGTTGGTTCTGACCTTCGGCTACCTGTTCTCCAGAACCGTAACCATGCAGTATCCGGACAAGGAAAAATGGCTACCCTACTCGCGCTATCGCGGGCATCACTTCCTGACGCGTGATGAAGCGGGCGAGATCAAGTGCGTGGCCTGTGAACTCTGCGCGCGGATCTGTCCCTGCGACTGTATCGAAGTCGTCCCCTACGAGGACGAGAAGGGCAACCGGCACCCGGCCAAATTCGAGATCGACACGGCTCGCTGCCTGTTCTGCGGGCTGTGCGAGGACGCCTGCCCAGCAGATGCAATCAAGCTTGGCCAGCAGTACGAATTTTCGAGTTTTTCCTCGCATGATTTGGTGATCGGGCGTGACGACCTGCTCGCCAAGCCGGGCAAGGCGGCAACCGGCGGCGGCGTGGTTGCCGCGCGCCTGAATACAATGAAGGACGTGCTCGTCGAGACGAAAGAGATGCAGGGCTACAACTGGTGGCGGAATATCCGGCGAACGTGA
- a CDS encoding CBS domain-containing protein — MLVGEIMKNKGVGVIAVTPDQTVVEVLRLFRDNNIGFVVVSQPNDEYLGSLSERDCCNAVAEYGAEAAMMRVADIMNRNVATCSTRDLLPVAMGIMTQRRTRHVLVLDGGDVVGVVSIGDVVKHRLEEAQRTEQDLQDYICGTRYH, encoded by the coding sequence ATGCTTGTCGGCGAAATCATGAAGAACAAAGGTGTCGGTGTCATAGCGGTCACTCCCGATCAGACGGTAGTGGAAGTCTTGAGGCTGTTTCGCGACAACAATATCGGCTTCGTCGTCGTCAGTCAGCCGAACGACGAATACCTGGGTTCGCTATCGGAGCGGGATTGCTGCAATGCGGTGGCGGAATACGGGGCCGAGGCGGCGATGATGCGGGTCGCGGATATCATGAACCGCAATGTGGCGACCTGTTCGACACGGGATTTGCTACCCGTCGCGATGGGGATCATGACTCAGCGGCGTACGCGTCATGTGCTGGTCCTGGATGGTGGCGACGTTGTCGGCGTGGTCAGTATCGGCGACGTGGTTAAACATAGGCTCGAGGAAGCGCAGCGCACAGAGCAGGATCTGCAGGATTACATCTGCGGGACCAGGTATCACTGA